The genomic interval CCTCCGTTCTACAAGGAACGGCTGATGTCGCTGAATGACCAGCGCATCAGCAAGGACGGCATCCTCATTATCAAAGCACAGTCTTTCCGAACTCTCGAGCTCAACAAGGAAGACGCGCTGAAGCGGTTGAAAGACCTCGTCCTCGAGGCGGTAAAACCGGTAAAGGCTCGTCGTGCTACCAAGCCGTCCCGCTCGGCACAGCGCAAACGGGTTGATCGCAAAACTCAGAAAGGCAAAACCAAGTCCCTGCGCGGCAAAGTTCAGGTCTAAGCGGTCTGGGCCGGTGTCCGGCCGGCTTCTACTTTTTGCAGGAACTCCTCGATGTCCTCAAAGGCGTCATCCGCTTCCGGTAGCAACGACACAAAAATGTGCCAGACATGCACCATTCCCGACCAGGTATGCAGCTCAACTGGTGAGCCTTGAGCCTGGGCCTTGGCGGTATAGCGTCGGGCATTGTCCAGCAGCATCTCGCTGTCGCTGGCGTGGATCAGTATGGGTGGCAGATTGCTCAGATCACCTCGTACAGGGGACGCCACCGCGCTGGCCGGAGACACCCGGAATGCGGCCAGGGTAGCCCACCAGATTACCGGTAGGGGAATCCGTGACAGGCCACCAAAGGCCGGCCCCAGCAGTGGGTCAGTCCGAATGTTGTCCCGATTGCTGGGGGCGGTAAGGGTCAGGTCTGTGGACGGAGACAGCGCCACCCCCGCATCGGCCTGGGGGAGCCCGTTGTCGCGAATCCAGGTCAGTAAACCGAGAGTATGACTGCCGCCCGCGGAATCCCCGGCCACCACCATGAACGAGGCGTCTCCGGGGCCGTCCGGTCCATGTTTCAGCAGCCAGGTGTAGGCTTTCCGGCAATCGCGCACACCATCCATATAGCGGTTCTCTGGCATCAGGCGGTAATCCACCGCGAACACGGCTGCGTTGGCAATGTGAGATAGGCGATCGGTAATGCCCCGATGACTTTTTGGGCTACCCGCAGCCCAGGCGCCGCCATGAATGTACAGGATCCGGCGATGGGGATCGGCGCCCGGTGCGATCACCCATTCGCCCCTGGGTTCGTCATTGGCCCGGAACTCGGCGTTAAGGGCCAGGCCTTCGCTGAGTCCATCCATATGTTTGCGTAAGGCAGCCAGGCGGGCCTTGCCTCGAAGTCCCCGGGAACTTTGTCCGAGTTCGTGGATCCTGCCAAGGACCTCATGGTGGGCCTCGCTTGGGGAGCCTTCCCTAATCGGGTGATCGTGCTGGTCCAGATGGGACAGGTCTTCAACCCGGAACAACACCAGGGTAGTGACGATAACGAGAGCAATGATGGCCAGGAAAAACCAGAGCATGGGCGGTCCGTCTCAGATTGGCCCCTCAGGCAGGGGCGAACTATCCTTCAAATGATACCCGCTGTTCAGGGCGGGTGCTGCCCTCAAAGATCACAGAAGGAGTAGGGCGATGCAAATAGCTTACCGGGCCAGAGACATCACCGAAGCCCATATTGTTGCGGGATACCTCAATGCCAATGGTATTGAGGCTCATGTTGGTGGGCATTACCTGCAGGGAGCCATGGGCGAAATCGGCGCCGCCGGCTTCAGCAATGTCCATGTCGACGACGATGACCTGTATCGCGCCCGGGAACTGGTGCGGGAATACGAATCGGGCGGGCATGCCGCTGTGGCGTCCGATGACGGTGACGATAAACCGGATTTTTACGCACGCTGGTTTCTGCTGGCGCTTGCCGTGGTTGCGGTTGTTCTAATCAACGCCTACTGATTCGCCCTGTCTTTAACGCAGTACTGATCGGTCGCGTCCCTGCGGCCGTAGTCTCTTCAACACGTTCATCACAAGGAGAAAAAGGTTTATGGCCAATCAGCCAGTTATGCTTATTACCGGCGCTTCCTCGGGCATTGGTGCCGCTACGGCGCGAGCAGCGGCCAAACAGGGTTATCGACTGGTGTTGGCAGCGCGATCCGAGGCCAAGCTCAGTTCACTGGCCGAGGAATTGGGCGGCGCTGATCGGGTGCTGACGGTCCAGTGCGATGTTCAGGACAGCGGTGATCAGAAGGCCATGGTTGATGCAGCGCTGGCCAGGTTCGGCCAGATTGATGCGGTGTTCGCCAATGCCGGTCGCGGTGGAGAGCCCGGAGGCTTCAGCGAGGCCGATTCCGAGGTCTGGAAAGACATGATCCTGACCAACATCTATGGCGTGGGCCTTACCCTCCAGCATTGTCTTCCGGCACTCAGGGAAAGCAAGGGCCATCTGCTGCTGACCGGTTCGGCCGCCGGCCGGGTGACTATACCCGGCTCCATGTACAGTGCCACCAAGTGGGCGGTATCAGCCATTGGCTATGGCGTACGCGAGGAACTTCGCGGCTCCGGCATCCGGGTTACGCTGATTGAACCCGGTATGGTCGATACGCCGTTCTTTGACGAGCAGCCGGAACATGCTCTGAAGCCGGAAGACGTGGCCAATGCGGTCATGTACGCGGTTTCGCAGCCCGCCCATGTGGATGTGAACGAAATTCTGGTGCGGCCGACTCCGGCTGAAAAATAACCGCCCGTCAGATTCTGCACGAACCAAAAAAGAGCAAGGAGAGTGTTATGTCTATCGAACAAGTAGTTTACCGCGCCTCGGCAGAAGCCACTGGCGGTCGCGATGGCCGCGCCATTTCCTCAGACGGCGTGCTGGACGTGGAGCTGACCACCCCGAAAGAGCTTGGTGGAGCTGGTGGTAAGGGCACCAACCCGGAGCAACTGTTCGCCGCGGGTTATTCCGCCTGCTTTATCGGTGCCATGAAGTTTGTCGCCGGTCGCGACCAGCTGGCAATGCCGGAAGATGCCTCTATCGAAGGCATTGTAGGCATTGGCGAGATTCCCGGTGGCTTTGGTGTTGAAGTTGAGCTGCGCATCAGCCTGCCTGGCATGGATGACGCCCAGGCCAAGCAGCTGATTGATGAAGCTCACAAGGTATGTCCGTACTCCAACGCTACCCGTGGCAACATCGACGTTACCCTCAAGCGCGTCGACTAAGCTGAATGAGTGCGTGCGGCTGCCGGGAACAACCCGGCAGCCGTTAATTCAGGAGACCACCATGAACGAAACTGACCAAGTCGCACTGGTGACCGGTGGCGCCAAGGGTATCGGCCGCGGCATCGTCCAGTACCTGGCGCAGCAAGGCTGGCGCGTGGTGTTCTGCGACACCGACACCCAGGTTGGCGAGCAACTGGCCCAAGCCGGCTCCGGCCAACTGAAATTTATCCCGGCCAATGTTGCCCGGGAATCTGAGGTTGAGCGCCTGCTGCAGGCAACCCTGGAGTGGGGTGGTCGGCTGGACGCCGTCATCAACAACGCCGGGATTGCTAATCCGGAGACCGGGCCCATTGAAAACCTGAGTCTGGAAGACTGGCAACGCCGCCTCGACGTAAACCTGACTGGCCCCTTTCTGGTCACCAAACACGCCGTTCCTCACCTCAGAAAAAGCCGCGGTGCCATCGTCAACATGGCCTCGACCCGCGCCCTGCAATCCGAACCGGAAACCGAAGCCTACGCCGCCACTAAGGGAGGCGTTGTCGCGCTGACCCATGCGCTGGCCATCAGTCTTGGTCCGGAAATTCGGGTGAATTGCGTCAGCCCGGGCTGGATCGACACCCGCGCCCATCAGGGCGATTCCGAGGGCGTGCCACTGCTGACTCAGGATGACCATAGCCAGCACCCTGCCGGCCGTGTTGGTATGCCCAACGACATTGCGGCACTCGTGGACTACCTGATCTCACCCAAAGCCGGCTTCATTACAGGGCAGAACTTTGTGGCCGACGGAGGCATGGTTCGCAAAATGATCTACGAGGATTAGCACGCATGCAGCGTCTGTTCTTTGCTCTGGAGATGCCGGAGCCGGTCCGCCAAGCGCTACTGCGCATTAGGGCGCCCGTCGCCGGGGCCCGTTGGCAAAGCGATGCGCAACTGCACCTGACACTGTTATTCCTTGGGAATGTGCCGTCAGAGACGGTGCCAGACATCAGTCTGGTCCTGCGGGATCTGTCACTGCGGCAGTTTGATCTACAGGTTTGCGGGCTGGGATGCTTTGGCCAGCCGGACACTCCCCGGAACCTCTGGGCGGGCGTCTCTCCCGAAGCGCCCTTGATAGCTCTGCAAGCAACACTTAAAGAGCGCCTGGACCATCTCGGGTTTTCGTTCGAAAAGCGCCCGTTCAGGCCCCACATCACCTTGGCACGCTTCAAAAAACAGCGAGGTTCAGTCCAGTCGCTGTTGATCGAACACGGCCAGGATGACTTTGGCGCAGTGCCGGTCCGGGACTTTGTCCTGTTACAAAGCACCCAGGGTTCCAGAGGCTCCGATTACACCGTGGTCGAGCGTTTTCCTCTCATCAAATCTCCTTGACGAAACCGGCGTGTCTCACCAAAGATGAAGGTTCTTCTGCGCCTTCTTTGAGGTGTTTATGTGTCCTCCGTTTTCGGATCCCGATCAGCGCCTGTTCGTGCGCAATGCGTCCCTGTCTGACCTTTCCGGAATTATCGCCCTGAGCCGTCGTGTCTATGAAGGCACCGGCATGTACGGTTACTCCAAAGGCCCACTGACTGGCCAGATCAATACCTTCCCCGATGGCCAGTTCGTGGCCATGCTTGGCGACACGGTGGTGGGTTACTGCGCGACCTTCCGGATTTCCGGTGAGATTGCCCTCGCGCCCCACGACTGGACCTCCATAACTGGTAATGGCTACGCCTCCCGCCACGATCCCGAGGGCGACTGGCTCTACGGGATGGAAGTGTGCGTGGACCCCGAATGTCGCGGTTATCGGATCGGTGAGCGCCTGTACAACGAGCGTAAGCAACTGTGCCAAAGGCTGGGCTTGCAGGGTGTGGTGTTTGCCGGCCGCCTGCCAACTTTGCGCAAGCGGCTGAAAAAATACGATTCGGTAGAGGCCTACATTGAGGCCATCAAGTCCAAGGAACAGTCTGATCCGGTGCTGTCGTTCCAGCTTCATAACGGCTTCGACGTCCATGGGGTCATTCCCCACTATCTGGATTCCGATCACGATTCCCTGGGCTACGGCGTTCACCTGGTCTGGCATAACCCGAAAGTGCCCCAGGCGGGCCCCGAAGAAAAAGCCAAGCGCTATGGAAAACGCATGCCGGACACGGTGCGGGTGGGCACCGTTCAGTATCAGCAGCGCCCGGTGGCGTCATTCGATGAATTCAGCGACATCGTCCGTTATTTCGTGGATGTAGTGTCCACCTACAAGGGCGACTTTGTGGTGTTTCCGGAGTTGTTTACCCTCCAGTTGCTCTCCATCGAGCGGCGGGAGGGCAGCGCGGCCGACGCGTTTGCGGCGGTTACCCACTATGCCGGCCGGTTCCGGGACCTGATGCGGGACCTGGCGCTCAGGTACAACATCAACATCATTGCCGGCTCCACGCCGGTGCGGGAAGAAGACGGCACCGTGCACAACACGGCATTCGTGTGCCTGCGGGATGGCCAGGTGTTTACCCAGCCCAAAATCCACCCGACGCCAAACGAGGCGTACTGGTGGAACGTGCGGGGTGGCAATCGGGTCAGCGCGATCGAGACCGACTGCGGCCCCATTGGCGTGCTCATCTGTTACGACGCGGAGTTCCCCGAGCTAACCCGGCACCTGGTGGATCAGGGCGTGCAGATCGTGTTTGTGCCTTTCTGCACAGATGAGCGCCAGAGTTATCTGCGGGTGAGGTATTGCTGCCAGGCGAGGGCGGTTGAGAACCAGGTTTACGTGGTGTTGTCCGGCAATGTTGGCAACCTGCCCAATGTGCCGAATATGGAAATCCAGTATGGCCAGAGCTGCATTCTCACCCCCTGTGATTTCCCGTTTGCCCGGGACGGCATCGCAGCGGATACCGAGCCCAACGTGGAAACGGTGGCGTTCGCCGATCTGAGGCCGGAAGTGCTGATCACCGCGCGCAACAGCGGCACGGTGAAGAATCTGCAGGATCGACGGCACGACCTTTATAGCGTGAATTGGCGCGGGGAATAGTCAGGCCGGCGCGATTACCGTTTGGTGCTGCGCTGGCGCTGTTTCTTTGGTTTGCCCGAAGGTTTCCCAGACTGCTTGCCCGCAGGTTTGCCAGCTGGCTTTCCTGATGGTTTGCCTGAAGGCTTGGGACCGGCGCCAGGTTTTCGGGGTTTGCCACCCGGGCGTTTGCCGGGCGCGGAACCGGCGGACTTGTTCTTGCCGGTTGGGTTGCCACCTGAGTTGCCGGGCTGGCTGCGGGTCTGCTTCCGGGCACCGGCTGGTGCTTCGGACGAGGAATCCTTGATGGCGTCAAACAGCACCGCCAGTTCCTTGTCGGTGAGGTCGCGCCATTGGCCCACGGGCAAGCCGCCCAGGCTGACGTTCATAATGCGGACCCGCTCCAGCTTGGTCACCTCGTATCCGAAGTGTTCACACATCCTGCGGATCTGTCGGTTCAGCCCCTGAACCAGAGTAATGCGGAACACGAAGCGCGATTCCTGCTGCACCTTGCACTTTTTGGTGACTGTTCCGAGAATCGGCACGCCATTGGCCATACCCTGGACAAAATCCCGGTTGAATGGGCGGTCAACGGTAACCAGGTATTCCTTTTCATGGTTGTTGCCGGCGCGCAGGATCTTGTTCACCAGGTCGCCTTTGCTGGTCATGAAAATGAGGCCCTGGGAATCCTTGTCCAGCCGCCCGATCGGGAAAATGCGCGTGCTGTGGCCGACAAAACGCTGGATGTTGTGCCGCTCGGCATCGTCAGTGGTGCTTACCACGCCCACGGGTTTGTTCACCGCGATAAACACCAGATCTTCTTCGGCCCGGGGTTCAATCACCTGGCCGTTCACCTTCACGGTATCGGTTGGTAATACCTGATCGCCCACGGTGGCGCGCTTGCCATTGATGAACACATTACCCTGTTCAATGTAACGATCGGCCTCCCGCCGCGAGCAGAGTCCGCTTTCGCTGATGTATTTGTTCAGACGGGTGGAGGGAGTGTTGGTCATCGGGGGTCCGTTGGGTGACTGAGTGCGCCCATGATAACAGGGGTATAGCGGGCTTACAGCCTCCGTGCTGGCGCTTTTTCCCGCGCTCTGCCATGATTCGGAGATTGATTAATGCAAACCGGCGGGTGAGCGTAGTGCATGATTTATAAACATATTTTTCACCTTTCCCCTGCCGGCCTCTGGTGTCTGACTCGCCGGTAAGCGGTGGTCCCGTTTATCTGGCGTTCCGGCCCGAAATTCAGGAGGAGTTTGTCGTCGAATTTTCCAATGCCCTGAAACTCTACAAAGCGACCAACCTCATTACCGATCGACCTTCAATCAGGCTATGACGAGATAGCAGTGACCACACTCACGCTCGATAAACTGTCAGTCGGCACGCTGGAAGGGGTGAACCTGTCCCTCCAGGGTGGCGACATTGTCTGTGTCTCTGGGCCATCCGGCTCTGGCAAGAGTCGTTTGCTGCGGGCCGTGGCAGATCTCGACCCTCACCAGGGCACTGTGGCGTTGGATGCGATGCAGCAGGGATCGGTGCCGGGCCATCGCTGGCGTCGGCAGGTAATGATGGTGCCCGCCGACAGCCAGTGGTGGTATGAAGACGTAGGCGCCCACTTCGAGCCAGAACAGCGCACGTTGCCTAGCGCCTTGGGCTTGCTTCCGGAAACCATGAACTGGACTGTCAGCCGGCTATCGTCTGGCGAGCGTCAGCGGCTCGCCATCGTGCGCGCCCTGGCGCGTCAGCCCCAGGTTCTGCTGCTGGATGAGCCGACGGCGAATCTCGATCAGGACATGACCCGTCAGGTGGAGAGCTGGCTACTGGAAGAAATCCGCGCCCGTAATCTGATCGTGATCTGGATCGCCCACGACATCGGCCAGATCGAGCGGGTCGGCAGCCGGCATTATCGCATCCAGGGCAACGCACTGGAGCTCGTTCATGGAAGTCATTGATCTCGCCTGGTGGAAACTGGCGCTGACGGCGTTGCTGATTCTGGCATTGGCCGGGGTAAGCCTGGCCACCCGGCTGGGTATTGGCCGTAGCCTGCTGATTGCTGCCAGCCGTACTGTCATACAGTTGGCGCTTATCGGCCTGGTGTTGGAAGCCCTGTTTGCGTCTTCGGAATTCTATTGGATTGCCTTGTTGGCGCTGGTCATGTTGCTGGTTGCGGGCCGCGAGGTGATGGCGCGACAGCAGCGACGCTTGCACGGCGTCTGGGCGTTCGGTATTGGTACCGGCGCCATGTTCGTGTCTTCGTTCACGGTAACGGTACTGACCCTGGTGGTGGTGATCGGGCCGCAGCCCTGGTACGCGCCACAGTACGCCATCCCGCTGCTCGGCATGATGCTGGGAAATACCATGACCGGCGTAGCCTTGAGCCTGGATCGGCTGAACGAGTCGGTCTGGAGCCAGCGCTCGATCATCGAAAACCGGCTGATGCTCGGGGAGCCCTGGAACCAGGCCCTGGAAGATATTCGCCGACACGCTATGCGCAGCGGTATGATGCCCTCCATCAACGCCATGGCCGCCGCCGGCATTGTCAGCCTGCCCGGTATGATGACGGGTCAGATTCTGGCTGGCAGCCCACCTGCCGTTGCGGTGAAATACCAGATCCTGGTGATGCTCACGATTACTGTGGGCACCGGATTCGGTACCCTGATGGCGGTATCCTGGGGCAGCCGCCGGCTATTCGATGATCGCGAACGGCTGCGGCTGGACCGGCTGGTGCACCAAAAGAACCAATGAGGTTAGACCCCTTCCATGAAACAACCCATTCCTACCAACTTGATCCTCGGTTTCCTCGGCGTTGGCAAGACTACCGCCATATTGGATCTGCTGAAAACCAAGCCTGAGGGCGAAGTCTGGGCCGTGCTCGTGAACGAGTTTGGTGAAGTCGGCATAGACGGTGCCATGCTGCAGACCGAGGGCGCCTTCATCCGTGAAGTGCCCGGTGGCTGCATGTGCTGTGTTGCCGGTCTGCCCATGCAAATTGGTCTGAATATGCTGATCCACAAGGCCAAGCCGGACCGCCTGATCATCGAGCCTACCGGCCTTGGTCACCCGGCAAAGATCCTGGAAACCCTGACTGCCGAGCACTACGCCGATGTGCTGGCATTGGGCCCCGTAATAACCCTGGTGGATCCGCGCAAGCTAGAAGACACTCGGGTGCTGGAGAATGTTCAGTTCCGGGATCAGGTCGCCGCCGCGGATATTCTGGTCGCCAACAAGACGGATGTAGCCTCGCCGGAGCAAATTGAGGGCTTTGATCGTTGGGCCGCTGAGCTGGCACCGGCCAAGAAGGCAATTTTCAAAACCGATCATGGCCGGCTTCGTCCGGAGTGGCTGGATGGCGAAACCAGCTTGCCTGCTGTCAGCTCGCCCCATGCCCACGATCACCATCATGCCAAGACGGTCGCGCCTGCACCGGATATCACGGAGCAACCGTGGCAGCTGGTCAGAAATGAGGGGCAGGGCTATGTCAGCCTGGGCTGGCGCGTTCACCCGGAGATCCGATTCGACGAGCAGTCGCTCATGGCACTGGCCATGGACAGCCGTTTTGAGCGGTTCAAGGCCGTGGTTCACTGCATCGATGGCTGGCGAACCCTTAACATGGTCGACGGTTCGCTGTCGGTGTCAGAAAGCGACGGCCGTGAGTTATCCCGACTGGAAGCCATCAGCCCAGAGGCGCTGTCGGACGCCGAGCTGGATCAGGCCATGAAAGAAGCGGCTGGCGTGGCTGATGAGTGTGTTGCTACTCCATGACGGAATGTCCGGTATGCGAGCAGGGCCAGCTGGAGGATTTCCAGTTGGTCAAGGCCCAGCAATACCTGCGTTGTCAGGTCTGCGAGGCTACTTTGCTGGCGCAAGACTGTCGGTTGTCAGCCTCTGAGGAACGGGCGATCTACGATTTCCACGAAAATGAGGCCGAGGATCCAGGCTATCGGAAATTCCTGAGCAAACTGACCGAACCGCTGCTGGAACGTCTGGAACCGGGAATGGCCGGTCTGGATTTCGGCTGCGGGCCGGGGCCCGCGCTGGCCGGAATGCTTACCGAGGCGGGCATGGCAATGAGTCTGTACGATCCCTTCTTCCACGACTCGGCCCAGGTTCTGGGGCGCCAGTACGATTTCCTGACCTGCACGGAGGTGGTAGAGCATCTGCATCAGCCGGCGCAGGTTTTTCGTCAGATGGATGGCCTGCTAAAACCCGGTGGCTGGCTGGGTGTTATGACCTGCTTTCAGACCGACGACGCCCGCTTTGCCAACTGGCATTACCGGCGCGACCCCACCCATGTGGTGTTCTACCGGGAGCGCACGCTGGCAGTCATTGCCCATCAGCTGGGGTGGGAGTTGGTGGTGCCAAGAAAGGACGTTGCGCTGTTTCGGAAG from Marinobacter sp. LA51 carries:
- the arfB gene encoding alternative ribosome rescue aminoacyl-tRNA hydrolase ArfB produces the protein MLKLSNAVEIADWEIDITQIRAQGAGGQNVNKVASAVHLRFDILHSSLPPFYKERLMSLNDQRISKDGILIIKAQSFRTLELNKEDALKRLKDLVLEAVKPVKARRATKPSRSAQRKRVDRKTQKGKTKSLRGKVQV
- a CDS encoding alpha/beta hydrolase — translated: MLWFFLAIIALVIVTTLVLFRVEDLSHLDQHDHPIREGSPSEAHHEVLGRIHELGQSSRGLRGKARLAALRKHMDGLSEGLALNAEFRANDEPRGEWVIAPGADPHRRILYIHGGAWAAGSPKSHRGITDRLSHIANAAVFAVDYRLMPENRYMDGVRDCRKAYTWLLKHGPDGPGDASFMVVAGDSAGGSHTLGLLTWIRDNGLPQADAGVALSPSTDLTLTAPSNRDNIRTDPLLGPAFGGLSRIPLPVIWWATLAAFRVSPASAVASPVRGDLSNLPPILIHASDSEMLLDNARRYTAKAQAQGSPVELHTWSGMVHVWHIFVSLLPEADDAFEDIEEFLQKVEAGRTPAQTA
- a CDS encoding DUF2007 domain-containing protein; the protein is MQIAYRARDITEAHIVAGYLNANGIEAHVGGHYLQGAMGEIGAAGFSNVHVDDDDLYRARELVREYESGGHAAVASDDGDDKPDFYARWFLLALAVVAVVLINAY
- a CDS encoding SDR family oxidoreductase; translation: MANQPVMLITGASSGIGAATARAAAKQGYRLVLAARSEAKLSSLAEELGGADRVLTVQCDVQDSGDQKAMVDAALARFGQIDAVFANAGRGGEPGGFSEADSEVWKDMILTNIYGVGLTLQHCLPALRESKGHLLLTGSAAGRVTIPGSMYSATKWAVSAIGYGVREELRGSGIRVTLIEPGMVDTPFFDEQPEHALKPEDVANAVMYAVSQPAHVDVNEILVRPTPAEK
- a CDS encoding organic hydroperoxide resistance protein, translating into MSIEQVVYRASAEATGGRDGRAISSDGVLDVELTTPKELGGAGGKGTNPEQLFAAGYSACFIGAMKFVAGRDQLAMPEDASIEGIVGIGEIPGGFGVEVELRISLPGMDDAQAKQLIDEAHKVCPYSNATRGNIDVTLKRVD
- a CDS encoding SDR family oxidoreductase, whose amino-acid sequence is MNETDQVALVTGGAKGIGRGIVQYLAQQGWRVVFCDTDTQVGEQLAQAGSGQLKFIPANVARESEVERLLQATLEWGGRLDAVINNAGIANPETGPIENLSLEDWQRRLDVNLTGPFLVTKHAVPHLRKSRGAIVNMASTRALQSEPETEAYAATKGGVVALTHALAISLGPEIRVNCVSPGWIDTRAHQGDSEGVPLLTQDDHSQHPAGRVGMPNDIAALVDYLISPKAGFITGQNFVADGGMVRKMIYED
- the thpR gene encoding RNA 2',3'-cyclic phosphodiesterase → MQRLFFALEMPEPVRQALLRIRAPVAGARWQSDAQLHLTLLFLGNVPSETVPDISLVLRDLSLRQFDLQVCGLGCFGQPDTPRNLWAGVSPEAPLIALQATLKERLDHLGFSFEKRPFRPHITLARFKKQRGSVQSLLIEHGQDDFGAVPVRDFVLLQSTQGSRGSDYTVVERFPLIKSP
- a CDS encoding bifunctional GNAT family N-acetyltransferase/carbon-nitrogen hydrolase family protein, yielding MCPPFSDPDQRLFVRNASLSDLSGIIALSRRVYEGTGMYGYSKGPLTGQINTFPDGQFVAMLGDTVVGYCATFRISGEIALAPHDWTSITGNGYASRHDPEGDWLYGMEVCVDPECRGYRIGERLYNERKQLCQRLGLQGVVFAGRLPTLRKRLKKYDSVEAYIEAIKSKEQSDPVLSFQLHNGFDVHGVIPHYLDSDHDSLGYGVHLVWHNPKVPQAGPEEKAKRYGKRMPDTVRVGTVQYQQRPVASFDEFSDIVRYFVDVVSTYKGDFVVFPELFTLQLLSIERREGSAADAFAAVTHYAGRFRDLMRDLALRYNINIIAGSTPVREEDGTVHNTAFVCLRDGQVFTQPKIHPTPNEAYWWNVRGGNRVSAIETDCGPIGVLICYDAEFPELTRHLVDQGVQIVFVPFCTDERQSYLRVRYCCQARAVENQVYVVLSGNVGNLPNVPNMEIQYGQSCILTPCDFPFARDGIAADTEPNVETVAFADLRPEVLITARNSGTVKNLQDRRHDLYSVNWRGE
- the rluF gene encoding 23S rRNA pseudouridine(2604) synthase RluF, coding for MTNTPSTRLNKYISESGLCSRREADRYIEQGNVFINGKRATVGDQVLPTDTVKVNGQVIEPRAEEDLVFIAVNKPVGVVSTTDDAERHNIQRFVGHSTRIFPIGRLDKDSQGLIFMTSKGDLVNKILRAGNNHEKEYLVTVDRPFNRDFVQGMANGVPILGTVTKKCKVQQESRFVFRITLVQGLNRQIRRMCEHFGYEVTKLERVRIMNVSLGGLPVGQWRDLTDKELAVLFDAIKDSSSEAPAGARKQTRSQPGNSGGNPTGKNKSAGSAPGKRPGGKPRKPGAGPKPSGKPSGKPAGKPAGKQSGKPSGKPKKQRQRSTKR
- a CDS encoding ABC transporter ATP-binding protein — its product is MTTLTLDKLSVGTLEGVNLSLQGGDIVCVSGPSGSGKSRLLRAVADLDPHQGTVALDAMQQGSVPGHRWRRQVMMVPADSQWWYEDVGAHFEPEQRTLPSALGLLPETMNWTVSRLSSGERQRLAIVRALARQPQVLLLDEPTANLDQDMTRQVESWLLEEIRARNLIVIWIAHDIGQIERVGSRHYRIQGNALELVHGSH
- a CDS encoding ABC transporter permease, with translation MEVIDLAWWKLALTALLILALAGVSLATRLGIGRSLLIAASRTVIQLALIGLVLEALFASSEFYWIALLALVMLLVAGREVMARQQRRLHGVWAFGIGTGAMFVSSFTVTVLTLVVVIGPQPWYAPQYAIPLLGMMLGNTMTGVALSLDRLNESVWSQRSIIENRLMLGEPWNQALEDIRRHAMRSGMMPSINAMAAAGIVSLPGMMTGQILAGSPPAVAVKYQILVMLTITVGTGFGTLMAVSWGSRRLFDDRERLRLDRLVHQKNQ
- a CDS encoding CobW family GTP-binding protein; its protein translation is MKQPIPTNLILGFLGVGKTTAILDLLKTKPEGEVWAVLVNEFGEVGIDGAMLQTEGAFIREVPGGCMCCVAGLPMQIGLNMLIHKAKPDRLIIEPTGLGHPAKILETLTAEHYADVLALGPVITLVDPRKLEDTRVLENVQFRDQVAAADILVANKTDVASPEQIEGFDRWAAELAPAKKAIFKTDHGRLRPEWLDGETSLPAVSSPHAHDHHHAKTVAPAPDITEQPWQLVRNEGQGYVSLGWRVHPEIRFDEQSLMALAMDSRFERFKAVVHCIDGWRTLNMVDGSLSVSESDGRELSRLEAISPEALSDAELDQAMKEAAGVADECVATP
- a CDS encoding class I SAM-dependent methyltransferase, translated to MTECPVCEQGQLEDFQLVKAQQYLRCQVCEATLLAQDCRLSASEERAIYDFHENEAEDPGYRKFLSKLTEPLLERLEPGMAGLDFGCGPGPALAGMLTEAGMAMSLYDPFFHDSAQVLGRQYDFLTCTEVVEHLHQPAQVFRQMDGLLKPGGWLGVMTCFQTDDARFANWHYRRDPTHVVFYRERTLAVIAHQLGWELVVPRKDVALFRKAR